Proteins from a single region of Weeksella virosa DSM 16922:
- the ccoG gene encoding cytochrome c oxidase accessory protein CcoG, with translation MSNIKDSKEKDFHQMDESVRSTIGTMEKSGKRKWVYPKKPSGKFTNRRKIVAYILLTFLVVTPFVKLPNGNPLFKFDILSREFILFGFPFFTSDFFLLAIGMITSIIFIVLFTMVYGRLFCGWVCPQTIFLEMVFRPIEYLIEGDRPKQIRLDKQKWDEEKIRKKLMKWTIYAILSFLIANVFLSYIIGADALLNLVKEGPIEHASTFIGLVIFTSLFYFVFTWFREQACTLVCPYGRLQGVLIDSHTINVAYDYRRGEGRIGRAKFRKNEDRKAAGKGDCIDCGQCVVVCPTGIDIRNGIQLECVNCTACIDACDEVMEKVNLPTGLIRYASEDNIKKGEPFHFNKRMMAYTVALIALLGVMTTFVINRPMVESKYLKVVGSDYVEEGQYYVNQFEYTLTNKTNNTQEVKIKLLSHDQSVVEMYQGTNHIQLEKGAIVQGKFKLKIPKKEVSSYKERIIIGLVNDKGEVVDKYKTSFSSPFKY, from the coding sequence ATGAGCAATATAAAAGACAGTAAAGAAAAAGATTTTCATCAGATGGATGAATCTGTACGCTCAACAATCGGGACAATGGAAAAGTCTGGTAAACGTAAGTGGGTGTACCCAAAAAAACCAAGTGGTAAGTTTACCAATCGTCGGAAGATAGTAGCCTATATACTCCTTACTTTTTTGGTGGTTACGCCATTTGTTAAGTTACCAAACGGCAACCCTTTATTTAAATTTGATATTTTAAGCAGAGAATTTATTTTGTTTGGATTTCCGTTTTTCACCTCCGACTTCTTTCTTCTAGCAATTGGGATGATTACATCCATTATTTTTATCGTACTTTTCACCATGGTATATGGTCGACTATTTTGTGGTTGGGTTTGCCCTCAAACCATATTTTTAGAAATGGTTTTTCGCCCCATCGAATATTTGATAGAAGGAGACAGACCAAAGCAAATACGCTTAGATAAACAAAAATGGGACGAAGAAAAGATTAGAAAAAAACTAATGAAGTGGACCATCTACGCTATACTCTCATTTTTGATTGCCAACGTTTTTTTGTCTTATATTATCGGTGCAGATGCGTTACTAAATTTAGTGAAAGAAGGGCCAATTGAGCATGCCTCAACTTTTATCGGTTTGGTTATCTTTACGAGCTTATTCTATTTTGTTTTTACATGGTTTAGAGAGCAAGCCTGTACTTTAGTGTGCCCATACGGTCGACTCCAAGGAGTGTTGATTGACTCACACACGATTAATGTTGCCTACGACTACCGCCGTGGAGAAGGAAGAATAGGACGTGCAAAATTTAGAAAAAATGAAGACCGAAAAGCTGCCGGCAAAGGAGATTGTATAGACTGTGGACAGTGCGTTGTGGTTTGTCCTACAGGAATCGATATCCGAAACGGAATCCAATTAGAATGTGTAAACTGTACCGCTTGTATAGATGCCTGTGATGAAGTAATGGAGAAAGTAAACCTCCCAACAGGATTGATTCGTTATGCATCAGAAGATAACATCAAGAAAGGAGAACCTTTCCACTTCAATAAGCGAATGATGGCTTATACAGTTGCTTTAATCGCACTTCTAGGTGTAATGACAACCTTTGTTATTAATCGTCCTATGGTAGAGTCAAAATACCTAAAGGTCGTTGGGTCTGATTATGTAGAAGAAGGACAATATTATGTAAATCAGTTTGAATATACATTAACCAATAAAACCAATAATACCCAAGAAGTAAAAATAAAATTATTGTCTCATGACCAATCGGTTGTGGAGATGTATCAAGGTACCAACCATATCCAATTAGAGAAAGGTGCTATTGTACAAGGAAAATTCAAACTAAAAATTCCTAAAAAAGAAGTTAGTTCGTATAAAGAAAGAATAATAATAGGGTTGGTGAATGACAAGGGAGAGGTAGTTGATAAATATAAAACAAGCTTCTCTTCACCTTTTAAATATTAG
- a CDS encoding cbb3-type cytochrome c oxidase N-terminal domain-containing protein, which translates to MKLRTPAYIFIPLTMLAILLTFAMVTPVENIVEPGFKGMIDNSIAHIVAALKQGVVWAVMAISLVMLLIINAINKLVESQKFQQLTEDEKAEYLAKKKKGYIKNLLSSANQRQTKEEEEAIIIDHGFDGIKELDNALPQWWLSLFWLGIVFCVVYLLAYGFTDFAHSDVEYAQEEKILNIKDSIWAVENDITIEGAVNKFNDPAVVEQGKLIFNTQCTLCHMEGGKGGIGPNLTDDYWISQVNDSLFYNIYAVIYDGSPTNPQMRAFGQRGELSGLNIEKVASYVYYINQVEKTLTPADGAAAPQGELVEAWKAKN; encoded by the coding sequence ATGAAATTACGTACACCCGCCTACATCTTTATTCCGCTTACCATGTTAGCGATTTTGCTAACATTCGCAATGGTGACTCCGGTAGAAAATATCGTAGAACCAGGCTTCAAAGGGATGATTGATAATTCGATTGCACATATTGTAGCAGCTCTAAAACAAGGAGTTGTATGGGCAGTAATGGCTATCTCTTTGGTGATGTTGTTGATTATTAATGCAATAAATAAGTTAGTTGAATCACAAAAGTTTCAACAATTAACAGAAGATGAAAAAGCAGAATATTTAGCAAAGAAGAAAAAAGGCTATATTAAAAACCTCTTAAGCTCTGCTAATCAACGTCAAACTAAAGAAGAAGAAGAAGCAATTATTATCGATCATGGTTTTGATGGAATCAAAGAATTAGATAATGCTTTACCACAGTGGTGGCTATCACTTTTTTGGTTGGGAATAGTATTTTGCGTTGTTTATTTATTAGCCTATGGGTTCACAGATTTCGCGCATTCTGATGTAGAGTATGCACAAGAAGAAAAAATTCTCAACATCAAAGACTCTATTTGGGCTGTAGAAAATGATATCACTATCGAGGGTGCAGTTAATAAGTTTAACGATCCAGCTGTTGTAGAGCAAGGGAAATTAATTTTCAATACACAATGTACGCTTTGTCACATGGAAGGTGGAAAGGGAGGTATTGGACCAAACTTAACAGATGACTATTGGATAAGCCAAGTAAATGACAGTTTATTCTATAATATATACGCAGTAATATATGACGGATCTCCTACAAACCCTCAGATGAGAGCATTCGGCCAGCGCGGTGAATTGTCAGGCTTAAATATAGAAAAAGTAGCATCGTATGTTTACTACATTAACCAAGTAGAAAAAACATTAACACCTGCCGATGGTGCTGCTGCTCCACAAGGAGAATTGGTAGAAGCGTGGAAAGCTAAAAATTAA
- a CDS encoding cbb3-type cytochrome oxidase subunit 3, with the protein MLKYFKESFSNYDFSSILQTISLLLFVMFFLGTFYLVWKKPKKYYEEAENLPLEDDDTEDKI; encoded by the coding sequence ATGTTAAAATATTTCAAAGAGTCATTCTCTAATTATGATTTTTCATCAATATTACAAACCATTTCATTATTGTTGTTTGTAATGTTTTTCCTCGGAACATTTTATTTAGTATGGAAAAAGCCAAAAAAATATTACGAGGAAGCAGAGAATTTACCTTTAGAAGATGATGATACAGAAGACAAAATTTAA
- the ccoO gene encoding cytochrome-c oxidase, cbb3-type subunit II, whose amino-acid sequence MQMQTFSYDNKIVKYFIYATLFWAVMAFFFGVLVATLLFFPDLPEYLFGSDDGAIGGNIQGLINTQGTLGFGRLRMIHTTFAIFAFVGNSFFAGAYYSLQRLLKTRMYSDVMSWTVFWGWQLFIIASFVTFILGYNTSKEYAEHEWPIDILIALTWVLFGVQMFLTIGKRRVRHLYVAIWFYIGTWAGITMLHVFNNLELPVHFNLMAPKSYSIYSGVQDALVQWWYGHNAVAFFLTTPVLGMMYYFVPKAANRPVFSYKLSIIHFWSLIFVYIWAGPHHLIYTALPGWAQALGTGFSIMLIAPSWGGMLNGLLTLRGSWDKVRENPILKFFVVAVTCYGMATFEGPLLATKTLNKIGHFTDWVPAHVHVGTLGWNGFMAFGIIYYVIPRIFNTKLASVKMANAHFWIATFGILFWVIPMYVAGWTQGLMWKQFAEDGTLAYPNFLQTVTILKQWLYPLRAFGGILYLLGTILMIVNVWKTVRSGQFVRDEEVQAPALPKKSAARQQGEEVHTWIERTPKLLTVLAFVALAIGGLVEIVPTIVVKANVPTISSVKPYTPLEVEGRDIYIREGCNACHSQMIRPFRDEVKRYGEYSKAGEFVYDHPFLWGSKRTGPDLHRQGGKNPDAWHYKHMWNPRATSEGSIMPRYPWIIENVLDVNHTADKMRALATLGVPYSEEDFDSMKVSMQRQAIAIEKSIFADAADLKDLWTKREKEEGDKFVPLRDREIVALIAYLQRLGTDIKAQETQTASN is encoded by the coding sequence ATGCAAATGCAGACGTTTAGTTACGATAATAAGATCGTAAAGTACTTTATTTATGCTACACTGTTTTGGGCTGTGATGGCATTCTTTTTCGGAGTTTTAGTGGCAACATTGTTGTTCTTCCCAGATCTACCAGAATACCTTTTTGGGTCAGATGATGGTGCGATTGGAGGGAATATTCAGGGGCTTATTAATACCCAAGGAACCTTAGGTTTTGGTCGTTTACGGATGATTCATACCACTTTTGCAATTTTTGCTTTTGTAGGAAATAGTTTCTTTGCAGGAGCTTACTATTCATTGCAGCGTTTGTTGAAAACTAGAATGTATAGCGATGTGATGAGCTGGACAGTTTTCTGGGGGTGGCAATTGTTTATAATAGCGTCTTTTGTAACTTTTATTTTAGGATATAATACAAGTAAAGAATATGCAGAGCATGAGTGGCCAATCGATATTTTGATTGCGCTTACTTGGGTGTTGTTTGGTGTTCAGATGTTTTTGACTATTGGGAAACGTCGCGTACGTCACTTGTATGTTGCTATTTGGTTTTATATTGGTACGTGGGCAGGGATAACCATGTTGCATGTATTTAATAATTTAGAATTGCCTGTACATTTTAATTTAATGGCGCCTAAGTCATACTCAATATATTCGGGAGTTCAGGATGCATTAGTACAATGGTGGTATGGTCACAATGCGGTTGCATTTTTCTTGACAACACCGGTGTTGGGTATGATGTATTATTTCGTGCCAAAAGCAGCAAATCGACCTGTTTTCTCGTATAAGTTATCGATTATCCATTTCTGGTCTTTGATTTTCGTTTATATTTGGGCTGGTCCACACCATCTTATTTATACTGCTTTACCAGGATGGGCGCAAGCACTAGGAACAGGTTTCTCAATTATGTTGATTGCACCATCATGGGGAGGGATGTTGAATGGTCTATTAACCCTACGCGGTTCTTGGGATAAAGTTCGAGAAAATCCTATCCTTAAATTCTTTGTGGTAGCAGTTACTTGTTATGGTATGGCTACTTTCGAAGGGCCGCTTTTAGCAACAAAAACATTAAATAAAATAGGACACTTTACCGACTGGGTGCCTGCTCACGTACACGTAGGGACTTTAGGGTGGAATGGTTTCATGGCATTCGGTATTATATATTACGTTATACCTAGGATTTTCAATACAAAATTAGCTTCGGTTAAGATGGCTAATGCACACTTCTGGATTGCTACTTTTGGAATTTTGTTCTGGGTAATCCCAATGTATGTTGCTGGTTGGACGCAAGGTTTAATGTGGAAACAATTCGCAGAAGACGGTACGTTAGCTTACCCTAACTTCTTGCAAACAGTAACCATCCTAAAACAATGGTTATACCCATTGCGTGCATTCGGTGGTATATTATATCTGTTAGGAACAATATTAATGATTGTTAATGTATGGAAAACTGTACGTTCAGGGCAGTTTGTGCGAGACGAAGAAGTTCAAGCGCCGGCATTACCGAAGAAATCTGCAGCTCGTCAGCAAGGAGAAGAAGTTCATACTTGGATTGAAAGAACTCCGAAATTATTAACTGTTTTAGCATTTGTAGCTTTAGCGATTGGTGGTTTAGTAGAAATTGTTCCAACAATCGTAGTAAAAGCTAATGTACCAACTATTTCAAGTGTAAAACCATATACGCCGTTAGAAGTAGAAGGTCGAGATATCTATATTAGAGAAGGATGTAATGCTTGTCACTCGCAAATGATACGACCGTTCCGTGACGAAGTAAAACGATATGGAGAATACTCTAAAGCAGGTGAGTTCGTTTATGATCATCCATTCTTGTGGGGATCAAAACGTACTGGACCAGACTTGCATAGACAAGGAGGAAAAAATCCAGATGCATGGCATTATAAGCATATGTGGAATCCAAGAGCAACATCAGAAGGTTCTATCATGCCGCGTTACCCATGGATTATCGAGAATGTTTTAGATGTAAATCATACAGCAGATAAAATGCGAGCTCTTGCTACTCTAGGAGTGCCATACTCTGAAGAAGATTTCGATAGTATGAAAGTATCTATGCAAAGACAAGCCATTGCAATTGAGAAAAGTATTTTTGCTGATGCAGCTGACTTGAAAGATCTTTGGACAAAACGAGAAAAGGAAGAAGGAGATAAATTTGTTCCGCTTCGCGATCGAGAAATTGTTGCACTTATCGCATACCTACAACGTTTAGGTACCGATATCAAAGCACAAGAAACACAAACAGCTAGTAACTAA
- the ccoS gene encoding cbb3-type cytochrome oxidase assembly protein CcoS: MGVIILTIVMSLCLGILFLSLFFLGYKTGQFDEDESPAVRMLKDDKKVNKDKDKIDT; this comes from the coding sequence ATGGGAGTAATAATATTGACCATAGTGATGAGTCTCTGTTTAGGGATTTTGTTTTTGAGCTTGTTTTTCTTAGGGTATAAAACAGGCCAATTCGATGAAGATGAGTCGCCAGCGGTGCGAATGTTGAAAGATGATAAGAAAGTTAATAAAGATAAAGATAAAATTGACACATAA
- a CDS encoding heavy metal translocating P-type ATPase, which produces MAEQCFHCGQQIEEERILFDEKVFCCQGCKTVYEILNVNDLKDFYELNRNAGVRPDQRNAHQFDFLNTPEIFDQVVDFSDDGVTVVTFHVPVIHCTSCVWLLESLETINPNIISSHVNFTQKNVQVTYRDEELSLGDLARLMTDLGYKPSVNLNTVDKNKKNKVDRSLVAKLVVAGFCFGNIMLLSFPEYVEFFGSVKESWLEDNKNLFRWAMFLLALPVFLYSGTDYYKSAWQGLKNGVVNLDVPITLGIFVIFFKSTYDIVFDLSPGYFDTLTSLIFLMLTGKWFQQQTINSLAFDRDYKSFYPIAVAKIVDNQEVPILLSDLKKGDRILIRDEELIPADVILMKGEAMVDNSFVTGESRLIQKKAGDKIFAGGRISGPAVELEVIADIKQSYLTQLWNNDAFKKNDSELNILTNYVAEYFTYIILALCLVAGIYWYIVDPSRILDVVAAILIIACPCALGLSSPFTLGNMMRIFGNKNFYIKNTSTIEKMAQVTDIVLDKTGTITVSEVDQIKYEGIELSEEQKKMVKVVLRNSNHPLSRSLYSALNVEATAKVEDYMQVIGKGQQAVVDGKLVQIGSRDFVQAIEESTINQTVVYIKIDNQVLGKFIFTSTYRTGLQAVLENLKNYNLHVLSGDNDAERTYLAKIFPEGSILNFNQSPNDKLVYIEKLQKEGKKVMMLGDGLNDAGALKQSDVGVAISESMNSFSPSCDGILDAKEFQRIPWFMKMSKYTMRLVVAAFIISFMYNVIGLSFAVTGYLEPVVAAILMPISSASVILFATFGSRITAKITR; this is translated from the coding sequence ATGGCAGAACAATGTTTCCATTGTGGGCAACAAATAGAAGAGGAGCGCATTCTCTTTGATGAGAAAGTATTTTGTTGCCAAGGTTGTAAAACTGTTTATGAGATCTTGAATGTTAATGATCTGAAAGATTTCTATGAGTTGAATCGGAATGCAGGTGTTCGACCCGATCAACGAAATGCTCATCAGTTCGATTTTCTCAATACACCTGAGATATTCGATCAGGTGGTAGACTTTTCGGACGATGGAGTTACTGTGGTTACTTTCCATGTGCCTGTTATTCATTGTACTTCATGTGTTTGGTTGTTAGAGAGTTTAGAGACAATTAACCCGAATATTATCTCATCTCATGTGAATTTTACCCAAAAAAATGTACAGGTAACTTATCGAGATGAAGAACTAAGTTTAGGAGACTTGGCAAGGTTAATGACTGACTTAGGATACAAACCATCGGTGAATCTTAATACTGTCGATAAAAATAAAAAAAATAAAGTCGATCGCTCATTAGTCGCAAAATTAGTTGTGGCTGGTTTTTGTTTTGGAAACATCATGCTATTGTCTTTCCCAGAATATGTAGAATTTTTCGGGAGCGTAAAAGAATCTTGGTTAGAAGATAATAAAAATCTTTTCCGTTGGGCAATGTTCTTGTTAGCGCTACCAGTATTTTTGTACTCAGGCACCGATTATTATAAATCTGCATGGCAAGGGCTGAAAAACGGAGTAGTTAACCTCGACGTGCCGATTACTTTAGGGATTTTTGTGATTTTTTTCAAAAGTACTTATGATATTGTTTTTGATTTAAGTCCTGGATATTTTGATACTTTAACAAGTCTGATTTTTCTAATGTTAACCGGAAAATGGTTTCAGCAACAAACCATCAATAGTCTTGCATTTGATCGAGATTATAAATCATTTTATCCGATTGCTGTTGCAAAAATTGTCGACAATCAAGAAGTACCAATTTTATTATCCGACCTAAAAAAAGGCGATCGAATCCTTATCCGTGACGAAGAATTAATCCCGGCTGATGTAATCCTTATGAAAGGAGAAGCCATGGTAGATAATAGTTTTGTGACTGGTGAATCTCGATTAATTCAGAAAAAAGCTGGTGATAAAATTTTTGCTGGAGGTAGGATTTCTGGTCCTGCAGTGGAGCTGGAAGTGATTGCAGACATCAAACAAAGTTATCTAACGCAATTATGGAACAATGATGCGTTCAAGAAAAACGATTCAGAACTTAACATTCTTACCAATTACGTAGCAGAATATTTCACCTATATTATTTTGGCGCTGTGTTTAGTCGCAGGCATATATTGGTACATTGTCGATCCTTCACGCATACTCGATGTGGTTGCCGCAATACTGATAATTGCTTGTCCTTGTGCATTAGGACTTTCTTCACCTTTCACCTTAGGAAATATGATGCGGATTTTCGGAAACAAAAATTTCTATATCAAAAACACATCAACAATCGAAAAAATGGCACAAGTAACCGATATTGTTCTCGATAAAACAGGAACAATCACAGTTAGCGAAGTCGACCAGATTAAGTACGAAGGCATAGAGTTATCAGAAGAGCAGAAGAAGATGGTAAAAGTTGTTCTCAGAAACTCGAATCATCCATTATCGCGTTCACTATATTCTGCTTTAAATGTAGAAGCTACTGCAAAAGTAGAAGATTATATGCAAGTAATCGGGAAAGGACAACAAGCGGTTGTCGATGGTAAATTGGTGCAAATCGGTTCTAGAGATTTTGTGCAGGCAATAGAGGAAAGTACAATTAATCAGACAGTTGTCTATATCAAGATAGATAATCAAGTTTTGGGTAAATTTATTTTTACAAGTACCTACCGAACAGGTTTGCAAGCGGTGTTAGAAAATTTAAAAAATTATAATTTACATGTACTTTCTGGTGATAATGATGCAGAAAGAACTTATCTTGCAAAAATATTTCCTGAAGGATCAATATTAAATTTCAATCAATCACCAAATGATAAATTGGTGTACATTGAAAAATTGCAAAAGGAAGGAAAAAAAGTAATGATGCTTGGAGATGGTCTCAATGATGCGGGGGCGCTAAAGCAAAGCGATGTAGGTGTGGCAATTTCCGAAAGCATGAATAGCTTTTCACCATCATGTGATGGGATTTTAGATGCAAAAGAATTCCAACGAATTCCATGGTTTATGAAAATGTCAAAATACACAATGCGTCTTGTGGTAGCAGCGTTTATTATTTCATTTATGTACAACGTAATAGGGTTGTCTTTTGCAGTAACAGGTTATTTAGAGCCAGTGGTAGCAGCGATTTTGATGCCAATAAGTTCGGCTTCTGTAATATTATTTGCTACCTTCGGGTCGAGAATAACAGCTAAAATTACTCGTTAA
- a CDS encoding Crp/Fnr family transcriptional regulator yields MSEFNENVETIKALFEHPEKFGVFSTEDLIEFNAEKKILNLKKADEIIQEGATPKGIYCMIKGTAKLFKVGFNGKEQILRFVNEGDIIGYRSILSQEAFGASATAMSNCEIYYVPEKFFIKLLEANPKLAFNILQRIAKDLGEYARTITYLAQKTVRERLAEVLLLLEAKLGTDKDGFINISLTREETANLIGTATESAIRLISEFKQDHLIEVEGRKIKIIEHQKLTKLGHVIL; encoded by the coding sequence ATGTCAGAATTTAACGAAAATGTAGAAACAATCAAAGCTTTATTCGAACATCCAGAAAAATTTGGTGTTTTTAGCACCGAAGATTTAATCGAATTCAATGCTGAGAAAAAGATTCTTAATCTGAAAAAAGCTGACGAAATCATACAAGAGGGAGCTACCCCAAAAGGGATTTATTGCATGATCAAAGGTACGGCAAAATTATTTAAAGTCGGCTTCAACGGGAAAGAGCAAATTTTACGTTTTGTAAATGAAGGAGACATTATCGGCTACCGTTCTATATTGAGCCAAGAAGCATTTGGTGCTTCGGCGACGGCGATGAGTAATTGTGAGATTTATTATGTACCCGAAAAATTCTTCATCAAATTATTAGAAGCTAACCCAAAATTAGCTTTTAATATTTTACAACGTATTGCCAAAGACTTGGGTGAATATGCTAGAACCATTACCTATTTGGCACAAAAGACAGTTCGCGAAAGATTGGCTGAAGTTTTACTCTTACTCGAAGCAAAATTAGGAACCGACAAGGATGGTTTTATCAACATTTCGCTTACGCGCGAAGAAACGGCTAACCTAATCGGGACTGCTACCGAGTCGGCTATTCGATTGATTTCAGAATTCAAACAAGATCATTTAATCGAGGTAGAAGGTAGAAAAATAAAAATCATAGAACATCAGAAACTTACCAAGTTAGGACACGTTATTCTATAA
- a CDS encoding DNA alkylation repair protein: protein MKSKTVEYIQEALYDLSDKDKIKKLQQYFKTQPGEYGEGDLFIGVKVPDQRKVAKEFYTKASFADLAELLSQPIHEVRLTATFILVLQYEKSKDWAEKKTIVDFYLSHTASFNNWDLVDSSCYKILGHYAFHQNQKEILLRLAESPSLWEKRMAVVSTLYFIKQKEFSIVTQIVEKNLHHPHDLMHKANGWMLREMGNVDEVSLLIFLDAFAQELPRTTLRYAIEKLPENIRQEYLKKK from the coding sequence ATGAAAAGCAAAACAGTAGAATATATACAAGAAGCTTTATACGATTTGTCGGATAAAGATAAGATAAAAAAGTTGCAACAATATTTCAAAACCCAACCAGGAGAATACGGTGAGGGAGATCTGTTTATCGGTGTTAAAGTACCTGATCAACGGAAAGTTGCCAAGGAGTTTTACACCAAAGCTTCATTTGCCGATTTGGCAGAATTGCTTTCTCAGCCGATACATGAGGTTCGTTTAACGGCAACTTTTATTTTGGTTTTACAATACGAAAAATCAAAAGATTGGGCAGAAAAAAAGACAATTGTCGATTTTTATTTGTCGCATACTGCAAGTTTCAATAATTGGGATTTGGTCGATTCTTCGTGTTATAAAATTCTTGGACATTATGCTTTTCATCAAAACCAAAAAGAAATTCTCTTGCGTTTGGCAGAGTCGCCTTCTTTGTGGGAAAAACGCATGGCAGTAGTGTCGACTTTGTATTTCATCAAACAAAAAGAATTCTCGATTGTTACCCAAATTGTAGAAAAAAATCTACATCATCCACACGATTTGATGCACAAAGCAAATGGTTGGATGTTGCGTGAAATGGGAAATGTCGACGAGGTGAGTTTGTTGATTTTCCTCGATGCGTTTGCACAAGAATTGCCAAGAACGACTTTGCGTTACGCGATCGAAAAATTACCTGAAAATATTCGACAAGAATATCTAAAAAAGAAGTAA
- the hflX gene encoding GTPase HflX, whose protein sequence is MLEKKEAQYEKVVLVGLITRDQTEEKLTEYMDELRFLAYTAGAEVDKRFIQKLDRPDPKYFVGSGKLEEITSYVEENNIDTVIFDDELTPSQLKNIEKVVNRKIIDRTQLILDIFAQRAQTSYARTQVELAQYQYLLPRLTRMWTHLERQRGGIGMRGPGETEIETDRRIIRDRITLLREKLKSIDKQMATQRTNRGAMVRVALVGYTNVGKSTLMNVLSKSDVFAEDKLFATLDTTVRKVVIGNLPFLLTDTVGFIRKLPTQLVESFKSTLDEVREADLLIHVVDISHASFEDHINSVNKILDEINSKDKPTVMVFNKIDNFSYIEKPEDDLTVMHFENYSLEHWKKTWMAKTSYPTLFISATEKENIEELRKTIYEEVKKLHIQRFPYNNFLFQYYNEDGENISEGENL, encoded by the coding sequence ATGTTAGAAAAAAAAGAAGCCCAATACGAAAAAGTGGTTTTGGTAGGATTAATTACCCGCGACCAAACCGAAGAAAAATTAACAGAATACATGGACGAACTTCGGTTCCTGGCATATACCGCTGGAGCAGAAGTTGATAAACGCTTTATTCAAAAGCTCGATCGACCAGATCCTAAATATTTTGTAGGGAGTGGAAAGCTAGAAGAGATCACAAGTTATGTAGAAGAAAATAATATCGATACGGTAATTTTTGACGACGAACTAACGCCATCACAACTAAAAAATATCGAAAAAGTGGTGAACCGAAAAATAATCGATCGCACACAATTGATTTTGGATATTTTTGCTCAACGTGCCCAAACGTCTTACGCTCGAACTCAGGTCGAGTTGGCTCAATACCAATATCTTTTACCTCGACTTACCCGAATGTGGACGCATTTGGAGCGTCAGCGTGGTGGAATTGGGATGCGTGGTCCGGGTGAAACAGAAATTGAGACCGATCGCCGAATCATTCGAGATCGAATTACATTGCTCAGAGAAAAATTAAAATCAATCGATAAACAAATGGCTACCCAAAGAACCAATCGTGGAGCAATGGTTCGGGTGGCTTTGGTAGGGTATACCAACGTAGGGAAGTCGACGTTGATGAATGTGCTTAGCAAATCGGATGTGTTTGCCGAAGATAAATTATTTGCAACTCTAGATACCACCGTGCGGAAAGTTGTGATCGGGAATTTACCTTTCTTATTGACGGATACAGTAGGATTTATAAGAAAGTTACCAACACAATTGGTAGAATCCTTCAAATCGACCTTGGACGAAGTTCGGGAAGCCGACTTATTGATTCATGTAGTAGATATTTCGCATGCAAGTTTTGAGGATCATATAAACTCTGTGAATAAAATTTTAGATGAGATCAATTCTAAAGATAAACCAACAGTTATGGTTTTCAATAAAATAGATAATTTTAGCTATATAGAAAAACCAGAAGACGATCTCACGGTGATGCATTTCGAGAATTATTCGTTAGAACACTGGAAAAAAACATGGATGGCCAAAACATCTTATCCTACCTTGTTTATTTCGGCTACAGAAAAAGAAAATATAGAGGAACTACGTAAAACAATTTATGAAGAGGTGAAGAAATTGCACATTCAACGCTTTCCGTACAATAATTTTCTGTTTCAGTATTATAATGAGGATGGAGAAAACATTTCTGAAGGTGAAAATCTATAA